Proteins encoded together in one Coffea arabica cultivar ET-39 chromosome 2c, Coffea Arabica ET-39 HiFi, whole genome shotgun sequence window:
- the LOC113731290 gene encoding probable receptor-like serine/threonine-protein kinase At4g34500, whose product MKKDQTSADSPASIFTSTTPILGLKLYVVIIATSLVTIALFVLLFLFLRSKRRRMCLRQASGLLPLVSKDITRLKNNADPTQISSVHADHGSAKTTDKETKPILSKDVQKYVQIIESEGKKASSDSNDSSTSRSESSSAVTASTSTSTEGANLGWGRWYSLKELEFATDAFADQSVIGEGGYGVVYRGVLPDGSVVAVKNLLNNKGQAQKEFKVEVEAIGKVRHKNLVGLIGYCAEGPRRMLVYEFVDNGNLEQWLHGDVGPVSPLTWEIRIKIAIGTARGLAYLHEGLEPKVVHRDVKSSNILLDRKWNPKVSDFGLAKLLGSEKSYVTTRVMGTFGYVSPDYASTGMLNEGSDVYSFGVLLMEIITGRSPVDYSRPPAEMNLVDWFKGMVANRRGEELLDPLIEIHPPSRALKRVLLVCLRCIDLDANKRPKMGQIVHMLEAEEFPFRADPRLAQETAPLHPFVGASFRGQLVKKDVVDGEQTSRRR is encoded by the exons ATGAAGAAGGATCAGACCTCCGCAGATTCACCAGCCAGCATTTTCACCTCTACCACTCCCATTCTCGGCCTCAAACTCTACGTTGTCATTATTGCAACTTCTCTCGTCACCATTGCCCTTTTCGTCctcctctttctctttctccgCTCCAAACGCCGTCGGATGTGCCTCAGGCAGGCTTCCGGACTCTTGCCTCTGGTTTCCAAAGATATTACCCGACTCAAAAATAATGCGGATCCAACCCAGATTTCTTCTGTGCATGCTGATCATGGTTCTGCCAAGACCACGGACAAAGAAACCAAACCCATTCTCAGTAAAGATGTCCAGAAATATGTCCAGATCATTGAGTCCGAGGGCAAAAAAGCCAGTTCCGACAGCAATGACTCCAGTACCAGCAGGAGTGAATCGTCCTCTGCTGTCACGGCGTCCACCTCGACTTCCACTGAGGGGGCCAACCTCGGGTGGGGACGATGGTACAGCTTGAAGGAGCTTGAATTTGCCACTGATGCATTCGCCGATCAGAGTGTCATTGGAGAAGGAGGTTACGGTGTTGTTTACAGAGGTGTTTTGCCGGACGGTTCTGTAGTGGCTGTCAAAAATCTTCTCAACAACAA GGGTCAGGCACAAAAGGAATTTAAGGTGGAAGTTGAGGCTATAGGCAAAGTGAGACACAAAAACCTTGTCGGCCTTATTGGTTATTGTGCAGAAGGTCCTCGGAG GATGCTTGTGTACGAGTTTGTTGATAATGGTAATTTGGAGCAATGGTTGCATGGTGATGTAGGGCCTGTTAGCCCACTCACTTGGGAGATCCGAATCAAGATCGCAATTGGTACTGCCAGAGG GCTTGCCTACTTGCATGAAGGATTAGAGCCCAAAGTTGTGCATCGTGATGTAAAATCTAGCAACATTCTTCTGGACAGAAAATGGAACCCAAAAGTATCAGACTTTGGCCTTGCCAAGCTATTAGGATCTGAGAAAAGCTATGTGACAACAAGAGTGATGGGAACATTTGG ATATGTTTCCCCTGATTATGCAAGTACTGGTATGCTTAACGAGGGAAGTGATGTGTACAGTTTTGGAGTTCTGCTCATGGAAATAATTACAGGAAGAAGCCCAGTTGATTATTCCAGGCCACCAGCAGAG ATGAATTTGGTTGACTGGTTCAAAGGAATGGTTGCAAATCGTCGTGGTGAAGAGCTTTTAGACCCCCTGATTGAGATCCATCCTCCCTCAAGGGCTTTAAAGCGAGTGCTGTTAGTTTGCCTTCGCTGTATAGATTTGGATGCCAACAAGCGACCAAAGATGGGGCAAATCGTACATATGCTTGAAGCTGAAGAATTTCCTTTTCGTGCC